The proteins below are encoded in one region of Lagenorhynchus albirostris chromosome 7, mLagAlb1.1, whole genome shotgun sequence:
- the LOC132523189 gene encoding NMDA receptor synaptonuclear signaling and neuronal migration factor isoform X11 yields the protein MGAVASRRRALRSEAMSSVAAKVRAARAFGEYLSQSHPENRNGADHLLADAYSGHDGSPEMQPAPQNKRRLSLISNGRYEDSLPEEAVSGKPAGEGPQPRVYTISGEPALLPGPETEAIELAVVKGRQQRERHPRHHSQPLRTSPGGSREDVSRPCQSWAGSRQGSRECPGCAQLAPSPSPQAFGLDQPPLPEAASRRKKLERMYSVDRVSDDIPIRTWFPKENLFSFQTATTTMQANFRKHLRMVGSRRVKAQTFAERRERSFSRSWSDPTPMKADTSHDSRDSSDLQSSHCTLGEAFEDLDWETERGLEAVACDTEGFVPPKVMLISSKVPKAEYIPTILRRDDPSIIPILYDHEHATFEDILEEIEKKLNVYHKGAKIWKMLIFCQGGPGHLYLLKNKVATFAKVEKEEDMIHFWKRLSHLMSKVNPEPNVIHVMGCYVLGNPNGEKLFQNLRTLMTPYRVTFESPLELSAQGKQMIETYFDFRLYRLWKSRQHSKLLDFEDVL from the exons ATGGGCGCCGTCGCCTCCCGGAGGAGGGCGCTGCGGAGCGAGGCCATGTCCTCGGTGGCGGCCAAAGTGCG AGCAGCCCGAGCGTTTGGCGAGTACCTGTCCCAGAGTCACCCCGAGAATCGAAACGGTGCAG ACCACCTGCTGGCTGACGCCTACTCTGGCCACGACGGGTCCCCCGAGATGCAGCCTGCCCCCCAGAACAAGCGCCGCCTCTCCCTCATTTCCAACGGCCGCTATGAGGACAGCCTCCCGGAGGAGGCCGTCAGTGGGAAGCCGGCCGGCGAGGGCCCCCAGCCCCGTGTGTATACCATCTCCGGGGAGCCGGCCCTGCTTCCCGGCCCGGAGACCGAGGCCATCGAGCTGGCTGTGGTGAAGGGGCGGCAGCAGCGGGAGCGGCACCCCCGCCACCATAGCCAGCCCCTGCGCACCAGCCCGGGCGGCAGTCGTGAGGACGTCAGCAGACCCTGCCAGAGCTGGGCGGGCAGCCGCCAGGGCTCCAGGGAATGTCCTGGATGTGCCCAGCTCGCCCCCAGTCCTTCCCCTCAGGCCTTTGGGCTGGACCAACCGCCTCTGCCTGAGGCCGCCAGCCGCCGCAAGAAGCTGGAGAGGATGTACAGCGTTGACCGTGTGTCTG ATGACATCCCCATCCGTACCTGGTTCCCCAAGGAAAACCTCTTCAGTTTCCAGACAGCAACCACAACTATGCAAGC GAACTTCCGCAAACACCTGCGCATGGTCGGCAGCCGGCGGGTGAAGGCCCAGA CGTTCGCCGAGCGGCGCGAGCGGAGCTTCAGCCGGTCCTGGAGCGACCCCACCCCCATGAAAGCCGACACCTCCCACGACTCCCGAGACA GTAGTGACCTGCAGAGCTCGCATTGCACCTTGGGTGAGGCCTTTGAGGACCTGGACTGGGAGACGGAGAGGGGCCTGGAGGCTGTAGCCTGTGACACTGAGGGCTTCGTGCCACCCAAGGTCATG CTCATCTCCTCTAAAGTGCCCAAAGCTGAGTACATCCCCACCATCCTCCGCAGGGACGACCCCTCCATCATTCCCATCCTCTAC GACCACGAGCATGCCACCTTCGAGGACATTCTGG AGGAGATAGAGAAGAAGCTGAACGTCTACCACAAGGGGGCCAAAATCTGGAAGATGCTGATTTTCTGCCAG GGCGGCCCAGGACACCTGTACTTGCTCAAGAACAAGGTGGCCACCTTTGCCAaagtggagaaggaagaggacatGATCCA cTTCTGGAAACGGTTGAGCCACTTGATGAGCAAAGTGAACCCAGAGCCGAACGTCATCCACGTCATGGGCTGCTACGTCCTGGGGAACCCCAACGGGGAGAAG CTGTTCCAGAACCTCAGGACTCTCATGACCCCTTACAGGGTCACCTTCGAGTCCCCCCTGGAGCTGTCAGCCCAAG ggaAGCAGATGATCGAGACCTACTTTGACTTCCGGCTGTACCGCCTGTGGAAAAGCCGCCAGCACTCGAAGCTGCTGGACTTTGAGGACGTTCTGTGA
- the LOC132523189 gene encoding NMDA receptor synaptonuclear signaling and neuronal migration factor isoform X12 has product MGAVASRRRALRSEAMSSVAAKVRAARAFGEYLSQSHPENRNGADHLLADAYSGHDGSPEMQPAPQNKRRLSLISNGRYEDSLPEEAVSGKPAGEGPQPRVYTISGEPALLPGPETEAIELAVVKGRQQRERHPRHHSQPLRTSPGGSREDVSRPCQSWAGSRQGSRECPGCAQLAPSPSPQAFGLDQPPLPEAASRRKKLERMYSVDRVSDDIPIRTWFPKENLFSFQTATTTMQAVFRGYAERKRRKRENDSASVIQRNFRKHLRMVGSRRVKAQSSDLQSSHCTLGEAFEDLDWETERGLEAVACDTEGFVPPKVMLISSKVPKAEYIPTILRRDDPSIIPILYDHEHATFEDILEEIEKKLNVYHKGAKIWKMLIFCQGGPGHLYLLKNKVATFAKVEKEEDMIHFWKRLSHLMSKVNPEPNVIHVMGCYVLGNPNGEKLFQNLRTLMTPYRVTFESPLELSAQGKQMIETYFDFRLYRLWKSRQHSKLLDFEDVL; this is encoded by the exons ATGGGCGCCGTCGCCTCCCGGAGGAGGGCGCTGCGGAGCGAGGCCATGTCCTCGGTGGCGGCCAAAGTGCG AGCAGCCCGAGCGTTTGGCGAGTACCTGTCCCAGAGTCACCCCGAGAATCGAAACGGTGCAG ACCACCTGCTGGCTGACGCCTACTCTGGCCACGACGGGTCCCCCGAGATGCAGCCTGCCCCCCAGAACAAGCGCCGCCTCTCCCTCATTTCCAACGGCCGCTATGAGGACAGCCTCCCGGAGGAGGCCGTCAGTGGGAAGCCGGCCGGCGAGGGCCCCCAGCCCCGTGTGTATACCATCTCCGGGGAGCCGGCCCTGCTTCCCGGCCCGGAGACCGAGGCCATCGAGCTGGCTGTGGTGAAGGGGCGGCAGCAGCGGGAGCGGCACCCCCGCCACCATAGCCAGCCCCTGCGCACCAGCCCGGGCGGCAGTCGTGAGGACGTCAGCAGACCCTGCCAGAGCTGGGCGGGCAGCCGCCAGGGCTCCAGGGAATGTCCTGGATGTGCCCAGCTCGCCCCCAGTCCTTCCCCTCAGGCCTTTGGGCTGGACCAACCGCCTCTGCCTGAGGCCGCCAGCCGCCGCAAGAAGCTGGAGAGGATGTACAGCGTTGACCGTGTGTCTG ATGACATCCCCATCCGTACCTGGTTCCCCAAGGAAAACCTCTTCAGTTTCCAGACAGCAACCACAACTATGCAAGC GGTGTTCAGGGGCTACGCGGAGAGGAAGCGCCGGAAACGGGAGAATGATTCCGCGTCTGTAATCCAGAG GAACTTCCGCAAACACCTGCGCATGGTCGGCAGCCGGCGGGTGAAGGCCCAGA GTAGTGACCTGCAGAGCTCGCATTGCACCTTGGGTGAGGCCTTTGAGGACCTGGACTGGGAGACGGAGAGGGGCCTGGAGGCTGTAGCCTGTGACACTGAGGGCTTCGTGCCACCCAAGGTCATG CTCATCTCCTCTAAAGTGCCCAAAGCTGAGTACATCCCCACCATCCTCCGCAGGGACGACCCCTCCATCATTCCCATCCTCTAC GACCACGAGCATGCCACCTTCGAGGACATTCTGG AGGAGATAGAGAAGAAGCTGAACGTCTACCACAAGGGGGCCAAAATCTGGAAGATGCTGATTTTCTGCCAG GGCGGCCCAGGACACCTGTACTTGCTCAAGAACAAGGTGGCCACCTTTGCCAaagtggagaaggaagaggacatGATCCA cTTCTGGAAACGGTTGAGCCACTTGATGAGCAAAGTGAACCCAGAGCCGAACGTCATCCACGTCATGGGCTGCTACGTCCTGGGGAACCCCAACGGGGAGAAG CTGTTCCAGAACCTCAGGACTCTCATGACCCCTTACAGGGTCACCTTCGAGTCCCCCCTGGAGCTGTCAGCCCAAG ggaAGCAGATGATCGAGACCTACTTTGACTTCCGGCTGTACCGCCTGTGGAAAAGCCGCCAGCACTCGAAGCTGCTGGACTTTGAGGACGTTCTGTGA
- the LOC132523189 gene encoding NMDA receptor synaptonuclear signaling and neuronal migration factor isoform X10 yields the protein MGAVASRRRALRSEAMSSVAAKVRAARAFGEYLSQSHPENRNGADHLLADAYSGHDGSPEMQPAPQNKRRLSLISNGRYEDSLPEEAVSGKPAGEGPQPRVYTISGEPALLPGPETEAIELAVVKGRQQRERHPRHHSQPLRTSPGGSREDVSRPCQSWAGSRQGSRECPGCAQLAPSPSPQAFGLDQPPLPEAASRRKKLERMYSVDRVSDDIPIRTWFPKENLFSFQTATTTMQAVFRGYAERKRRKRENDSASVIQRNFRKHLRMVGSRRVKAQTFAERRERSFSRSWSDPTPMKADTSHDSRDSSDLQSSHCTLGEAFEDLDWETERGLEAVACDTEGFVPPKVMLISSKVPKAEYIPTILRRDDPSIIPILYDHEHATFEDILEEIEKKLNVYHKGAKIWKMLIFCQGGPGHLYLLKNKVATFAKVEKEEDMIHFWKRLSHLMSKVNPEPNVIHVMGCYVLGNPNGEKLFQNLRTLMTPYRVTFESPLELSAQGKQMIETYFDFRLYRLWKSRQHSKLLDFEDVL from the exons ATGGGCGCCGTCGCCTCCCGGAGGAGGGCGCTGCGGAGCGAGGCCATGTCCTCGGTGGCGGCCAAAGTGCG AGCAGCCCGAGCGTTTGGCGAGTACCTGTCCCAGAGTCACCCCGAGAATCGAAACGGTGCAG ACCACCTGCTGGCTGACGCCTACTCTGGCCACGACGGGTCCCCCGAGATGCAGCCTGCCCCCCAGAACAAGCGCCGCCTCTCCCTCATTTCCAACGGCCGCTATGAGGACAGCCTCCCGGAGGAGGCCGTCAGTGGGAAGCCGGCCGGCGAGGGCCCCCAGCCCCGTGTGTATACCATCTCCGGGGAGCCGGCCCTGCTTCCCGGCCCGGAGACCGAGGCCATCGAGCTGGCTGTGGTGAAGGGGCGGCAGCAGCGGGAGCGGCACCCCCGCCACCATAGCCAGCCCCTGCGCACCAGCCCGGGCGGCAGTCGTGAGGACGTCAGCAGACCCTGCCAGAGCTGGGCGGGCAGCCGCCAGGGCTCCAGGGAATGTCCTGGATGTGCCCAGCTCGCCCCCAGTCCTTCCCCTCAGGCCTTTGGGCTGGACCAACCGCCTCTGCCTGAGGCCGCCAGCCGCCGCAAGAAGCTGGAGAGGATGTACAGCGTTGACCGTGTGTCTG ATGACATCCCCATCCGTACCTGGTTCCCCAAGGAAAACCTCTTCAGTTTCCAGACAGCAACCACAACTATGCAAGC GGTGTTCAGGGGCTACGCGGAGAGGAAGCGCCGGAAACGGGAGAATGATTCCGCGTCTGTAATCCAGAG GAACTTCCGCAAACACCTGCGCATGGTCGGCAGCCGGCGGGTGAAGGCCCAGA CGTTCGCCGAGCGGCGCGAGCGGAGCTTCAGCCGGTCCTGGAGCGACCCCACCCCCATGAAAGCCGACACCTCCCACGACTCCCGAGACA GTAGTGACCTGCAGAGCTCGCATTGCACCTTGGGTGAGGCCTTTGAGGACCTGGACTGGGAGACGGAGAGGGGCCTGGAGGCTGTAGCCTGTGACACTGAGGGCTTCGTGCCACCCAAGGTCATG CTCATCTCCTCTAAAGTGCCCAAAGCTGAGTACATCCCCACCATCCTCCGCAGGGACGACCCCTCCATCATTCCCATCCTCTAC GACCACGAGCATGCCACCTTCGAGGACATTCTGG AGGAGATAGAGAAGAAGCTGAACGTCTACCACAAGGGGGCCAAAATCTGGAAGATGCTGATTTTCTGCCAG GGCGGCCCAGGACACCTGTACTTGCTCAAGAACAAGGTGGCCACCTTTGCCAaagtggagaaggaagaggacatGATCCA cTTCTGGAAACGGTTGAGCCACTTGATGAGCAAAGTGAACCCAGAGCCGAACGTCATCCACGTCATGGGCTGCTACGTCCTGGGGAACCCCAACGGGGAGAAG CTGTTCCAGAACCTCAGGACTCTCATGACCCCTTACAGGGTCACCTTCGAGTCCCCCCTGGAGCTGTCAGCCCAAG ggaAGCAGATGATCGAGACCTACTTTGACTTCCGGCTGTACCGCCTGTGGAAAAGCCGCCAGCACTCGAAGCTGCTGGACTTTGAGGACGTTCTGTGA